In the genome of Calditrichota bacterium, one region contains:
- the larA gene encoding nickel-dependent lactate racemase, whose product MRLAIPYGKEAQQVEIADHHVMHVLHPNSVAVGDEMATLMAAISSPLQSRPFDEFLSDARDVLFIVNDGTRPTPTAKILDILQPKIPLAKTRFLIATGVHRAPTQEEYDFIFGRHYPYLKDRIYVHDCRKQEEMVHIGTSVNGTEMYVNRMGVEAHKIVIIGSVEPHYFAGYTGGRKSFLPGIASYATIEQNHKHALRLEAKALALEGNPVHEDMIDALRSIADKEIFSIQTVLDRDRRIYAAAAGDLHASFRACIAKANEVFAVKIRAKADVVVSVAPYPMDVDLYQSQKALDNGKLALKEGGILIMVSKCRTGIGERTFFELLSSCDSPQATIQRIGEEFKLGYHKAAKMAEINTWAQVWGVTDLPDKDLEAIFIRPFRTVQEALDAALVEKGPDCQVIFLMDGSITVPLLG is encoded by the coding sequence GTGAGACTTGCGATCCCGTACGGCAAAGAGGCGCAGCAGGTCGAGATCGCTGACCACCACGTGATGCATGTGCTGCACCCCAATTCCGTGGCGGTCGGCGATGAGATGGCAACACTCATGGCGGCAATCTCGTCGCCCCTGCAATCGCGCCCTTTCGACGAATTTCTTTCAGATGCCCGAGACGTTCTCTTCATTGTCAACGACGGCACGCGTCCCACTCCTACCGCCAAGATACTCGACATCCTCCAGCCAAAGATTCCTCTCGCAAAAACCCGCTTCTTGATCGCCACCGGCGTGCACCGGGCGCCGACGCAGGAGGAGTATGACTTCATCTTTGGGCGCCACTACCCCTATCTGAAAGACCGCATCTACGTCCACGATTGCCGCAAGCAGGAGGAGATGGTCCACATCGGCACCTCGGTGAACGGCACCGAGATGTACGTCAACCGCATGGGCGTGGAGGCGCACAAGATTGTCATCATCGGCTCGGTGGAACCCCACTATTTTGCCGGCTACACAGGCGGCCGCAAGTCTTTTCTCCCTGGTATTGCCTCCTATGCCACCATCGAGCAGAACCACAAGCATGCGCTGCGTCTTGAGGCCAAGGCGCTGGCGCTGGAAGGCAATCCGGTGCACGAGGACATGATCGATGCCTTGCGCAGCATCGCCGATAAGGAGATCTTTTCCATTCAGACCGTGCTGGATCGGGACCGGCGGATCTATGCAGCTGCCGCCGGCGACCTGCACGCTTCATTCCGCGCGTGCATTGCCAAGGCCAACGAGGTCTTTGCCGTGAAGATTCGCGCCAAGGCCGACGTCGTGGTCTCCGTGGCGCCCTATCCCATGGATGTGGATCTGTATCAATCGCAGAAGGCCTTGGACAATGGCAAGTTGGCGCTCAAGGAGGGCGGCATTCTCATCATGGTCTCCAAGTGCCGCACCGGTATCGGCGAGCGCACCTTCTTCGAGCTCCTTTCCAGTTGCGATTCCCCGCAGGCAACTATCCAGAGAATCGGCGAGGAGTTCAAACTTGGCTACCACAAGGCGGCCAAGATGGCGGAGATCAACACCTGGGCACAGGTGTGGGGGGTCACAGACTTGCCAGACAAGGACCTGGAGGCAATCTTTATCAGGCCGTTCCGCACGGTGCAGGAGGCCCTGGATGCGGCGTTAGTAGAAAAAGGACCGGATTGCCAGGTGATCTTCCTGATGGATGGCAGCATCACCGTGCCACTCTTGGGCTGA
- a CDS encoding RluA family pseudouridine synthase yields MAKIPLDILFADEAVLAVDKPPGVLTIPDRWDASRPNLLSMLRAVHPGEHILPVHRLDEGTSGVVLFARGKEAHRALCLQLQERAMVKVYFAIVAGEVAHDGTVALPLAGDARRRGHVAVRSDGKESVTDYQVVERFRGYTLLRVVPRTGRTHQIRAHLQAVGHPLAVDRSYGGRPAIYLSELKAHYKRKHDQEERPLLSRLALHAAELHFVSPRSGKVVVQAPLPKDFRALLHALRKYRPLPDREVGQAGRRNT; encoded by the coding sequence ATGGCAAAAATCCCATTAGACATCCTCTTTGCTGATGAGGCGGTGCTGGCGGTAGACAAGCCGCCAGGAGTGCTCACCATTCCGGACCGCTGGGATGCCAGCCGGCCCAACCTCTTGTCTATGCTGCGTGCCGTTCATCCGGGGGAGCACATCTTGCCGGTGCACCGCCTGGACGAGGGCACAAGCGGTGTGGTGCTCTTCGCAAGGGGGAAGGAGGCCCACCGTGCGCTCTGCCTCCAGCTCCAGGAGCGGGCCATGGTCAAGGTCTATTTCGCCATTGTCGCTGGGGAAGTAGCACACGACGGCACCGTTGCGCTGCCACTTGCCGGCGACGCCCGGCGACGGGGGCACGTGGCGGTGCGCAGCGACGGCAAGGAATCGGTCACTGACTACCAGGTGGTGGAACGCTTTCGCGGGTACACCTTGCTCAGGGTAGTGCCGCGCACCGGCCGCACGCACCAGATCCGCGCCCACCTGCAGGCCGTCGGGCACCCGCTGGCGGTGGATCGCTCCTATGGCGGCCGGCCTGCCATCTACCTCTCGGAGCTCAAGGCGCACTACAAGCGCAAACACGACCAGGAAGAGCGACCCCTCCTGAGCAGATTGGCACTGCATGCGGCTGAGCTTCATTTTGTCTCGCCCAGGAGCGGCAAGGTAGTGGTGCAGGCCCCGCTGCCTAAGGACTTTCGCGCCCTGCTGCACGCGCTGCGCAAGTATCGGCCACTGCCAGACCGGGAAGTCGGCCAGGCTGGCAGGAGGAACACCTGA
- a CDS encoding lipoate--protein ligase family protein, translating to MQLFYLDKLPGQNSMLIFHALARMGVESLVIVSPQDPLVSIGYFQDAKQEIDLEYLEKVKIPAMRREVGGGATYLDGNQIFYQLIWRRSNPHFPKKISEIYEWFSQAPVETYREFGIKARFRPVNDIVTAEGRKIAGEGGADIGDCMVFVGGILLDFDYETMVRVLKVPEEKFRDKIFKSMEENLTTMKRELGAVPPREEIKRALVRHFTRLVGPLEPAEMTSELWATMARLEKEFNSPEFLFKKTPRVATGVKIREGVEISFGIHKAPGGLIRTVQEVERERIKDLGISGDFTFYPKEELAGLENSLKGVKRQPEDIVQRVGEFCDDRQVETPGVTAEDFSMAIMNAR from the coding sequence ATGCAGCTGTTTTACTTGGACAAGCTTCCTGGTCAGAATTCAATGCTCATCTTTCACGCTCTGGCACGCATGGGCGTGGAAAGCCTGGTCATCGTCTCGCCACAAGACCCGCTGGTGAGCATCGGCTACTTCCAGGACGCCAAGCAGGAGATCGACCTGGAATACCTGGAGAAGGTGAAGATTCCGGCGATGCGTCGCGAGGTAGGCGGCGGCGCCACCTATCTGGATGGTAACCAGATCTTTTACCAGCTCATCTGGCGGCGTTCCAACCCCCACTTCCCCAAGAAAATCAGCGAGATCTACGAATGGTTTTCCCAGGCGCCTGTGGAGACCTACCGCGAGTTCGGCATCAAGGCCCGCTTTCGGCCGGTCAACGACATCGTGACCGCGGAGGGACGGAAGATCGCCGGCGAAGGCGGCGCCGACATCGGCGATTGCATGGTCTTCGTCGGAGGCATCCTCTTGGACTTTGACTACGAGACGATGGTGCGGGTGCTCAAGGTGCCGGAGGAAAAGTTCCGCGACAAGATTTTCAAGAGCATGGAAGAGAACCTGACCACGATGAAGCGGGAGCTCGGCGCCGTGCCTCCTCGCGAAGAGATCAAGCGTGCCCTGGTGCGGCACTTCACGCGGCTGGTGGGACCCCTGGAGCCGGCAGAGATGACCAGCGAGCTCTGGGCAACCATGGCGCGGCTGGAGAAGGAGTTCAATTCACCTGAGTTCCTTTTCAAGAAGACGCCGCGTGTGGCCACAGGCGTGAAGATCCGCGAAGGCGTGGAGATCTCCTTCGGCATCCACAAGGCGCCAGGGGGCCTGATCCGCACCGTGCAGGAAGTGGAGCGGGAGCGCATTAAGGACCTGGGCATTTCGGGCGATTTTACTTTCTACCCTAAGGAGGAGCTGGCTGGCTTGGAGAACTCCCTGAAAGGGGTAAAGCGGCAGCCTGAGGATATCGTCCAGCGGGTGGGCGAATTCTGCGATGACCGGCAAGTGGAAACGCCGGGCGTGACCGCCGAGGATTTCTCCATGGCCATCATGAACGCACGGTAG
- the gcvH gene encoding glycine cleavage system protein GcvH — protein sequence MEIEGYDYPDDLYYHKEHTWVKPEGGGRARVGMTDFYQKLSGEIVYVDLPFEGDEVSEGETVGKLQSSKWVGKIVSPLTGTIAEVNSALEDTANLINKSPYGDGWIMVIEASDLDAQLAGLMKIGDIPKYLEGEKERVEREKQKK from the coding sequence ATGGAGATTGAAGGGTACGACTATCCAGACGATCTCTACTACCACAAGGAGCACACGTGGGTCAAGCCCGAGGGTGGTGGCCGTGCCAGAGTGGGGATGACGGACTTTTACCAAAAGCTCTCCGGTGAAATCGTCTACGTGGACCTTCCTTTCGAGGGGGATGAGGTCTCCGAAGGGGAGACGGTCGGCAAGCTGCAGTCCAGCAAGTGGGTGGGCAAGATTGTCAGCCCACTTACCGGCACCATTGCCGAGGTGAACAGTGCCCTCGAGGACACAGCCAACTTGATCAACAAGTCCCCCTACGGCGACGGGTGGATCATGGTCATCGAAGCCTCTGACCTGGATGCCCAGCTCGCTGGCCTCATGAAGATAGGCGACATCCCCAAGTACCTGGAGGGAGAGAAGGAGCGCGTGGAGCGCGAAAAGCAGAAGAAGTAG
- a CDS encoding DUF2961 domain-containing protein, with translation MEIDLANIFRKRHAESRSLSAENPTGEKGKGAMAEPDADSPARELGRGWKVRPCISIAPGQTATLMDHDGPGVIRHIWLTCSEKFYRDLIFRCYWDHLDQPSVEVPLGDFFCNSWSCRQNILALPISVNPSGGMNCYFPMPFRTHARITVENQAPEELPHFFYTINYTLEEVPEDALYLHAQWRRSNPLPYGCEHVLVDGVRGQGHYVGTFMAWQQNNAGWWGEGEIKMFIDGDQDFPTICGTGTEDYFGGAWCFGEDFSGPFCGFRQVVKKSGEPGARMTLYRFHLHDPVFFSSELKVTMQALGWRSGRRFLPLQDDIASVAYWYQSLPPAPFPPLPDRNAREII, from the coding sequence ATGGAAATTGACCTTGCCAACATCTTCCGCAAACGTCACGCCGAGTCGCGCTCTCTCAGCGCCGAGAACCCTACGGGCGAGAAGGGAAAAGGGGCGATGGCGGAGCCGGATGCAGACAGCCCTGCCAGAGAATTGGGACGCGGTTGGAAGGTGCGCCCCTGCATCAGCATCGCGCCAGGGCAGACCGCGACCCTGATGGACCACGACGGTCCGGGGGTGATCCGCCACATCTGGCTCACGTGCAGCGAAAAGTTCTATCGCGACCTCATTTTCAGATGCTACTGGGACCACCTTGACCAGCCATCGGTGGAGGTACCCCTGGGCGACTTTTTCTGCAACTCCTGGAGCTGTCGGCAGAATATCCTGGCCCTCCCCATCAGCGTCAATCCGTCCGGGGGGATGAACTGCTACTTCCCCATGCCATTCCGCACCCACGCCCGCATCACCGTGGAAAACCAGGCCCCTGAGGAACTGCCCCACTTTTTCTACACCATCAACTACACCTTGGAAGAAGTGCCTGAGGATGCCCTGTACCTGCATGCTCAGTGGCGGCGTTCCAACCCATTGCCCTATGGCTGTGAACATGTTCTCGTGGATGGCGTGCGCGGCCAGGGGCACTATGTGGGCACCTTCATGGCCTGGCAGCAGAACAACGCCGGCTGGTGGGGAGAAGGCGAAATCAAGATGTTTATCGACGGCGACCAGGACTTTCCCACCATTTGCGGCACCGGTACCGAGGACTATTTCGGCGGTGCCTGGTGTTTCGGCGAGGACTTTAGCGGGCCTTTCTGCGGCTTTCGCCAGGTGGTGAAAAAGTCTGGCGAACCAGGAGCACGCATGACCTTGTATCGCTTTCACTTGCACGACCCGGTCTTTTTCTCCTCTGAGCTAAAAGTGACCATGCAGGCCCTCGGCTGGCGCAGCGGGCGGCGCTTTCTCCCCCTGCAAGATGACATTGCCTCGGTTGCCTACTGGTACCAGAGCCTGCCGCCAGCGCCGTTTCCACCTTTGCCGGATCGAAATGCGCGGGAGATCATTTGA
- a CDS encoding (Fe-S)-binding protein yields MKGEYLKPWLNELITCTLCGYCKNVCPPFDEILWDGTSARGRNILAYGMLTGEIQADESVAQRIYECTMCGDCERRCPSKVKVPQIVRAARAELVDMGLAFPGQIMLAENVMASGNIFGDREVMLPKQAGEVRVFIGCQFLARPNKVKKYLKILEMIGFKPKVQEEICCGFPLVSLGFVHKFEEHKKRLAGMLAKEPTITFCPTCTVFLKEEYGIPTRHFLQAVAEKLPADKVKKLELTVTYHDPCDLARGAKVVEEPRRVLAAIGAEVKEMPKSKNTTRCCGGGGGILSSNEQLSAQLARNRVRQAMATGAKTIVTSCATCEQTLKKGATSLAEAGEGDIVVRDVADLVWDALRSAGA; encoded by the coding sequence ATGAAAGGCGAATATCTGAAACCGTGGTTGAACGAACTCATCACCTGCACTCTGTGCGGGTACTGCAAGAACGTCTGTCCACCCTTTGACGAGATTCTTTGGGATGGCACCTCGGCACGGGGGCGCAACATCTTGGCGTACGGCATGCTCACCGGCGAGATCCAGGCTGACGAAAGCGTTGCGCAGAGGATCTACGAATGCACCATGTGCGGCGACTGTGAGCGGCGCTGCCCCTCGAAGGTCAAAGTGCCACAGATCGTGCGGGCAGCACGCGCCGAGCTGGTGGACATGGGCCTGGCCTTCCCCGGCCAGATCATGCTGGCAGAAAACGTGATGGCCTCCGGCAACATCTTCGGCGACCGGGAGGTGATGCTGCCCAAGCAAGCGGGGGAGGTGCGCGTGTTCATCGGCTGCCAGTTCTTGGCGCGGCCGAACAAGGTGAAAAAGTATCTCAAAATACTCGAGATGATCGGCTTCAAGCCTAAGGTGCAGGAAGAAATCTGCTGCGGCTTTCCGCTGGTCTCTCTGGGCTTTGTCCACAAGTTTGAGGAGCACAAGAAGCGCTTGGCCGGGATGTTGGCGAAAGAGCCGACCATTACCTTCTGTCCCACCTGCACGGTTTTCCTGAAGGAGGAGTACGGTATCCCGACGCGTCACTTCCTGCAGGCAGTGGCCGAAAAGCTCCCAGCCGACAAGGTCAAGAAGTTAGAACTGACGGTCACCTATCATGACCCGTGCGACCTGGCGCGCGGTGCGAAGGTGGTGGAAGAGCCACGGCGTGTACTGGCTGCGATTGGCGCAGAAGTGAAGGAGATGCCCAAGAGCAAGAACACCACGCGCTGCTGCGGTGGCGGTGGCGGCATTCTCTCCTCCAACGAACAGCTGTCGGCGCAATTGGCGCGCAACCGGGTACGGCAGGCAATGGCTACAGGCGCAAAGACTATCGTCACCTCTTGCGCCACCTGCGAACAAACCCTCAAGAAGGGAGCTACTTCGTTGGCCGAAGCAGGGGAGGGCGACATCGTCGTGCGCGACGTGGCCGACCTGGTGTGGGACGCGCTCCGCTCGGCGGGCGCTTGA
- a CDS encoding FAD-binding protein, with protein sequence MALKKEVIARLQSIVGEDRCKTSIAERYVYAFDGGIHREVPDVVVQPITTQEVAQIVKLANEFKFPVVPRGAGTALCGHSVPIDHGVVVDLQRMKKIKEICVEDLICVVEPGVVCDHLNAALKKYKFFIPGPASSEAATLGGMVACNASGDKALKYGATRDVVLGLEVVLPTGDIARCGARSVKGASGYQFEKFFVGSEGTLGIVTEITLKLVPLATYRAGCVAAFAHIREAGQTVSDIIAVPILPSNMELMSATCIKAVNKATGLGLPEVDAILLIEVDGNNLQAVREELAKVTEVCKKNNAVSMDFSEDPKRLEELWKGRKQMIPSLSALRKEYATVMLADDMSVPISKVPEAVVRFQEVSDRYDIEIPAYGHAGDGNLHTKVLMDPTNPDHWRQADKAVQEIYDIVLELGGTVTGEHGIGITKTPYFRQERASLIAAMKAVKRALDPNNIMNPHKIQEWENGFITHLRYPVEVSQ encoded by the coding sequence ATGGCGCTCAAGAAAGAGGTCATCGCACGATTGCAGAGCATCGTGGGCGAGGACCGCTGCAAGACCAGCATCGCTGAGCGCTACGTCTACGCCTTTGACGGTGGCATTCACCGCGAGGTGCCAGACGTGGTCGTGCAGCCGATCACCACGCAGGAAGTCGCACAGATCGTGAAGCTGGCCAACGAATTCAAGTTCCCGGTTGTGCCACGCGGTGCCGGTACTGCCCTCTGCGGGCATTCGGTGCCCATCGACCACGGCGTGGTGGTCGACCTGCAGCGCATGAAGAAGATCAAAGAGATCTGTGTCGAGGACCTTATCTGCGTGGTGGAGCCAGGGGTGGTCTGCGACCATCTGAACGCCGCCCTGAAGAAGTACAAGTTCTTCATTCCCGGGCCGGCCAGCAGTGAGGCGGCAACGCTGGGCGGCATGGTCGCCTGCAACGCCTCGGGTGACAAGGCGTTGAAGTACGGGGCCACGCGAGATGTCGTGCTCGGCCTGGAGGTGGTGCTGCCCACCGGCGATATTGCCCGGTGCGGCGCCCGTTCCGTGAAAGGGGCCAGCGGCTACCAATTCGAAAAGTTCTTTGTGGGCTCAGAAGGAACCTTGGGCATCGTCACCGAAATCACGCTCAAGCTGGTGCCCTTGGCCACCTACCGCGCCGGGTGCGTGGCGGCGTTTGCCCACATCCGCGAGGCAGGGCAAACGGTGTCGGACATCATCGCGGTGCCGATCCTGCCGTCGAACATGGAGCTGATGTCGGCCACCTGCATCAAGGCCGTGAACAAGGCCACCGGCCTGGGGCTGCCCGAGGTGGATGCCATCCTGCTCATCGAAGTCGACGGGAACAATCTGCAAGCGGTGCGGGAGGAGCTGGCAAAGGTCACCGAAGTGTGCAAGAAGAACAACGCGGTGTCCATGGATTTCAGTGAGGACCCCAAGCGCCTGGAGGAGCTGTGGAAGGGCCGCAAGCAGATGATCCCCTCCCTGAGCGCTCTGCGCAAGGAGTACGCCACGGTGATGCTTGCCGACGATATGTCCGTGCCCATCTCCAAAGTGCCGGAGGCGGTGGTGCGCTTCCAGGAGGTCTCCGACCGCTACGACATCGAAATTCCTGCCTACGGGCACGCCGGTGACGGCAACCTACACACCAAGGTGCTCATGGATCCCACCAACCCGGATCACTGGCGACAGGCGGACAAGGCCGTGCAGGAAATCTACGACATTGTGCTGGAGCTGGGTGGCACGGTGACCGGCGAGCACGGCATCGGCATCACCAAGACGCCGTACTTCCGCCAGGAGCGCGCCAGCTTGATCGCGGCGATGAAGGCCGTCAAGCGGGCCTTGGACCCGAATAACATCATGAACCCGCACAAGATTCAGGAATGGGAAAATGGGTTCATCACCCACCTACGGTACCCTGTGGAGGTGTCGCAATGA